One window of the Trifolium pratense cultivar HEN17-A07 linkage group LG2, ARS_RC_1.1, whole genome shotgun sequence genome contains the following:
- the LOC123905741 gene encoding flowering time control protein FPA, with protein sequence MSSRGGRDRPRRDYPSRYEDNKGNSGTGRGGGGSSSGNNGNPPSRHLWVGNLSHNIVEDELAHPFIRFGPLEKVAFQPGRSYAFINFEMDEDAIDAMRSLQGFPLAGNPLRIEFAKADKPSTVTRDEDYSRDERRSALRGSPFSQREIRGRHGSPEPHYSDKSKFSDKNPEPSEVLWIGFPAQLKVDELILGRAFSPFGEIEKISTFPGRSYAFVRYRNQMSACRAMDALKGKLFGNPRVHICFAKSESGSSSSGKSSFGGPRSPSYKSSGRGGSSENFRQDRSFGGEQNISSPNMFVNWDSRDSDAYDFNNRGSSWAGGANTYGQRNIGEKGTPLGVSQEFYEHINSPPRERHFHQGDFPQKYSQRGPFFEDLQGLPEDAPYLHVAKKLKSDSSPERELPEYAFSELERQKHVFPRLLPDFPHHEPFDKSFDAGNFTYGQTFNHPPNSPLVRIDRHEGRKPYDSFQMGPGALQSNFVEKKRFTPEPDNSSSSEWKWEGTIAKGGTPICRARCFPVGKVLDIALPEFLDCTARTSLDMLSKHYYQAVGVWVVFFVPGSDADIEFYNEFMHYLEEKQRAAVSKVDDKTTLFLVPPSDFSEKVLKVPGKLSISGVILRLEYPGLNQGPMHIERETKNENLLSYNENILYPNSSYPSVRMPPNPSSISELGNSGISNLSFPGNKFEAAPFISDSAHSAVGMPESYDERSRYYPSTQPRTSVPNWPSQNPQNLISNRTLPSHQFSGAVEPIADEHHHMNVSSTQHFGGNSGIPFGSNNRSSYPEMRNFDPSTPVGSLQPEQLAQLAASLLEKQRQLGSSMSTSATSDPRQNRFNESETSSRQSYAAENNLASSEHSTSQFGHVLQLQKQHQMMPNVPQLSQMVQREVNGNQQLADNSLQDGGDADTQKRLEATLKLAATLLQQVHQGNGN encoded by the exons ATG TCAAGTCGAGGCGGAAGGGATCGACCTAGGAGGGATTATCCTTCAAGATATGAAGACAATAAGGGTAATAGTGGTACGGGGCGCGGTGGTGGTGGTAGTAGCAGTGGTAACAATGGCAATCCTCCTTCCAGGCATCTTTGGGTTGGGAATCTATCACACAACATTGTAGAGGATGAACTTGCTCATCCTTTTATACGATTTGGACCGCTTGAAAAAGTTGCATTTCAGCCCGGTCGAAGCTATGCTTTCATCAACTTTGAAATGGATGAAGATGCCATTGATGCTATGCGATCGCTGCAAGGTTTTCCTCTTGCTGGCAACCCGCTTAGAATCGAGTTTGCAAAGGCG GACAAGCCATCAACAGTAACACGTGATGAAGATTATTCACGTGATGAACGAAGATCGGCATTAAGGGGATCTCCTTTCTCTCAAAGAGAGATTAGAGGACGTCATGGTAGCCCTGAACCACATTATTCTGACAAATCCAAATTTAGTGATAAAAATCCAGAGCCCAGTGAGGTTTTGTGGATTGGGTTCCCGGCTCAGTTGAAGGTGGATGAATTAATTTTGGGAAGGGCTTTTTCTCCATTTGGTGAGATTGAGAAGATTTCGACATTTCCAGGTCGTAGTTATGCATTTGTTCGCTATAGAAATCAGATGTCAGCATGCAGAGCAATGGATGCTCTCAAGGGAAAGTTATTTGGGAATCCCCGTGTTCATATTTGTTTTGCCAAGAGTGAATCAGGTTCATCAAGCAGTGGGAAGAGCTCATTTGGTGGCCCTCGATCCCCATCATACAAGTCAAGCGGTCGTGGTGGATCTTCCGAGAACTTCAGGCAGGATAGGAGCTTTGGCGGCGAGCAAAACATTAGTTCTCCGAATATGttcgtgaattgggattctcgAGATTCTGATGCTTATGACTTTAACAACAGGGGTTCTTCATGGGCTGGTGGAGCTAACACATACGGGCAAAGGAATATTGGAGAGAAGGGCACTCCACTTGGAGTATCACAAGAATTTTATGAACATATAAATAGTCCACCAAGAGAAAGACACTTTCATCAGGGTGATTTTCCACAGAAATATTCTCAAAGGGGTCCATTCTTTGAAGATCTGCAGGGCTTGCCTGAAGATGCTCCCTATCTACATGTTGCTAAAAAACTAAAGAGCGATTCTTCTCCTGAGAGAGAGCTTCCAGAGTATGCTTTCTCTGAGTTAGAAAGACAAAAACATGTTTTCCCAAGATTATTACCTGATTTTCCTCATCATGAGCCTTTTGATAAAAGCTTTGACGCTGGAAATTTCACTTACGGACAAACATTTAATCACCCACCAAATTCACCTCTGGTTCGCATAGACAGACATGAAGGCCGGAAACCTTATGATAGTTTCCAAATGGGTCCTGGTGCTCTCCAATCAAATTTTGTTGAGAAAAAAAGATTTACACCTGAACCTGATAATTCATCTTCATCTGAGTGGAAATGGGAAGGAACCATTGCTAAAGGCGGGACCCCTATTTGTCGTGCCCGCTGCTTCCCTGTAGGGAAAGTCCTAGATATCGCATT ACCGGAATTCTTAGATTGCACTGCAAGAACTAGTCTAGACATGCTGTCCAAGCATTACTACCAAGCTGTTGGAGTCTGGGTTGTTTTCTTTGTGCCAGGAAGCGATGCTGACATTGAATTCTACAATGAGTTTATGCATTATCTGGAGGAAAAGCAGCGGGCTGCGGTTTCCAAGGTGGATGACAAGACCACCTTATTTCTCGTACCTCCATCAGATTTCTCAGAGAAAGTGTTAAAGGTACCTGGTAAGTTGAGCATATCTGGTGTTATTCTGAGGTTGGAATATCCGGGTTTGAACCAAGGTCCTATGCACATTGAAAGAGAAACGAAAAACGAAAACCTATTGTCCTATAATGAGAACATATTGTATCCAAATTCGTCTTATCCATCCGTACGCATGCCTCCAAACCCATCATCTATTTCAGAATTGGGTAATTCTGGTATAAGCAATCTTTCATTTCCGGGAAACAAATTTGAAGCAGCTCCATTCATTTCTGATTCAGCTCATTCTGCGGTTGGCATGCCTGAGTCCTATGATGAAAGAAGTCGCTATTATCCTTCCACCCAGCCACGGACATCCGTACCAAACTGGCCTTCTCAAAATCCACAAAATTTAATCTCGAATAGAACTTTACCTTCACATCAATTCAGCGGCGCCGTTGAACCTATTGCTGACGAGCATCATCACATGAATGTAAGTTCAACTCAACATTTCGGTGGAAATTCTGGTATTCCATTTGGCAGTAATAACAGGTCATCATATCCagaaatgagaaattttgatcCTTCAACCCCTGTGGGATCCCTGCAGCCAGAACAGCTTGCACAACTAGCTGCATCTCTTCTTGAGAAGCAGAGGCAATTGGGAAGCTCTATGAGCACATCTGCAACGAGTGATCCAAGACAGAACAGATTTAACGAGTCGGAAACCTCATCCAGACAATCATATGCTGCAGAAAACAACCTGGCAAGTTCTGAACACTCGACATCTCAGTTTGGTCACGTTCTACAGTTGCAAAAGCAACATCAGATGATGCCAAATGTGCCCCAGTTATCACAGATGGTTCAAAGAGAGGTCAATGGAAATCAGCAGTTAGCAGATAATAGTTTGCAGGATGGTGGAGACGCAGATACACAGAAACGTTTAGAAGCAACCCTAAAGCTGGCTGCTACTCTtcttcagcaagttcatcaaggAAACGGGAATTGA